A window of the Sporosarcina sp. FSL K6-2383 genome harbors these coding sequences:
- a CDS encoding AAA family ATPase gives MNALIEKEHARRSEENHESAAQLLIQQGGYVSPDAHLWEDVLVALSLKKPVLLKGPSGSGKTKLAQTISHYFQQPMQSVNCSVDLDAESLLGFKTIISKDGETVIEFVEGPVVQAMKKGHILYIDEINMARPETLPILHSVLDHRRMLTNPFTGEVIYAHENFTVISAINEGYVGTSPMNEALKNRFVSFTVPYLTGEQLKTVMIDTYPTAPQQLVETFFQIGNDLKKQVMNGLLSDEAASVRSLLDAMGLAEHIPVKRAVLYAIAEKLDDKIERRLVMELVDTWVK, from the coding sequence ATGAATGCATTAATAGAAAAAGAACATGCACGTCGATCAGAGGAAAATCATGAGTCAGCTGCGCAGCTGTTAATCCAACAAGGTGGCTATGTCTCGCCTGACGCTCATCTGTGGGAGGATGTACTTGTTGCACTTTCCTTGAAAAAACCTGTGTTATTAAAAGGACCTTCAGGTTCTGGAAAGACAAAACTAGCACAAACCATCTCGCATTATTTTCAGCAACCGATGCAAAGCGTCAACTGTTCTGTCGATCTCGATGCCGAATCATTGCTTGGTTTCAAAACAATCATTAGCAAAGACGGGGAGACTGTTATCGAATTCGTTGAAGGTCCTGTTGTCCAAGCAATGAAAAAAGGGCATATTTTATATATTGATGAAATTAATATGGCAAGACCAGAAACATTGCCGATTCTTCACAGCGTGCTTGACCATCGCCGGATGTTAACGAATCCATTTACAGGTGAAGTCATTTACGCACATGAAAACTTTACTGTTATCTCAGCGATTAATGAAGGATATGTGGGAACATCCCCAATGAATGAAGCATTGAAAAACCGTTTTGTGTCGTTCACAGTTCCTTATTTGACAGGAGAACAATTGAAAACGGTCATGATAGATACTTATCCAACCGCCCCACAACAACTTGTTGAGACATTTTTTCAGATTGGCAATGATTTAAAAAAACAAGTGATGAACGGGTTGTTATCTGATGAAGCCGCATCTGTTCGAAGTCTACTTGATGCAATGGGGCTCGCCGAACATATCCCTGTGAAACGTGCAGTTCTGTATGCCATTGCGGAAAAGCTAGATGATAAAATTGAACGAAGGCTGGTTATGGAATTAGTGGATACTTGGGTGAAATGA